A region from the Spirochaeta thermophila DSM 6192 genome encodes:
- a CDS encoding 6-hydroxymethylpterin diphosphokinase MptE-like protein, with protein sequence MNTTLARNLQALGAKDPSLARLIAHTPPHPGLTLTRTPHGEAVPTLPTPTGIRTLHSRIDPHREARRLIEAHHPRGCCIVLGLGAGYHLTVLLDTPGVHHILVLEHDPSLLAALLSLIDLSPILAHPRIHLLLDPSPDLLSRTISRLFIPSLDLTYTVIPLRSRTLLHPDAFDHLLTTTLTTLEAMHTDYATQARFGTTWMRNTLLNLPHLTRNTPLPPLPPRLAITGAGPSLLRTLPSLAHLPTLASDTSLPLLHHHGLTPLLAASIDCQPYTLLHYTGLPTPTFPVLLDLAAPPSLVRTLPSPLLAAGPHPLHRYLAAHLPLPSIPSHTGNVAATLTLFALSHGAREILLAGTDFAYPHLLPYPPGTFLWPYLLSQGTRTTPLLTGLLGLTLTRIHGTDDPPTSPLLTHYRTTLLASLAEAGCTVEATAPGTFRITAPASPTHPLPPPPAPQAISQTITTYRASLDDLPPLFSRLQFDTLPDEARTLWTTLLPLLASIERRTPGLPLEEASRQTLTTAIHLLDHLPFPPR encoded by the coding sequence ATGAACACCACGCTCGCCCGCAACCTCCAGGCCCTCGGCGCCAAAGACCCCTCCCTCGCCCGGCTCATCGCCCACACCCCACCACACCCCGGACTCACCCTCACCCGCACCCCGCACGGCGAGGCCGTCCCCACCCTTCCCACCCCCACAGGCATCCGGACCCTCCACTCACGCATCGACCCACACCGGGAAGCACGGCGCCTCATCGAAGCCCACCACCCCAGAGGCTGCTGCATCGTCCTCGGACTCGGCGCAGGCTACCACCTCACCGTCCTCCTCGACACCCCCGGGGTGCACCACATCCTCGTCCTCGAGCACGACCCCTCCCTCCTCGCCGCCCTCCTCTCCCTCATCGACCTCTCCCCGATCCTCGCCCACCCCCGCATCCACCTCCTCCTCGACCCCTCCCCGGACCTCCTCTCCCGGACCATAAGCCGCCTCTTCATCCCCTCGCTCGACCTCACCTACACCGTCATCCCCCTCCGATCCAGGACCCTCCTCCACCCGGACGCATTCGACCACCTCCTCACCACCACCCTCACCACGCTCGAGGCCATGCACACCGACTACGCCACCCAGGCACGCTTCGGCACCACCTGGATGCGCAACACCCTCCTCAACCTCCCCCACCTCACCCGAAACACCCCCCTCCCCCCTCTCCCTCCCCGCCTCGCCATCACCGGCGCAGGCCCCTCCCTCCTCCGCACCCTCCCCTCCCTCGCCCACCTCCCCACCCTCGCCTCCGACACCAGCCTCCCCCTCCTCCACCACCACGGCCTCACCCCCCTCCTCGCCGCGAGCATCGACTGCCAACCCTACACCCTCCTCCACTACACAGGCCTCCCAACCCCCACCTTCCCCGTGCTCCTCGACCTCGCCGCCCCCCCCTCCCTCGTCCGCACCCTCCCCTCTCCTCTCCTCGCCGCAGGCCCCCACCCCCTCCACCGATACCTCGCCGCACACCTCCCCCTCCCCTCCATCCCCTCCCACACCGGCAACGTGGCCGCCACCCTCACCCTCTTCGCCCTCTCCCACGGCGCCCGCGAGATCCTCCTGGCCGGCACCGACTTCGCCTACCCCCACCTCCTCCCCTACCCCCCCGGCACCTTCCTCTGGCCCTACCTCCTCTCACAGGGCACCCGCACCACCCCCCTCCTCACCGGCCTCCTCGGCCTCACCCTCACCCGCATCCACGGCACCGACGACCCACCAACCAGCCCCCTCCTCACCCACTACCGCACCACACTCCTCGCCTCCCTCGCCGAGGCAGGCTGCACGGTGGAAGCGACAGCCCCGGGCACCTTCCGCATCACCGCCCCCGCCTCCCCCACCCACCCCCTCCCCCCACCGCCTGCACCACAGGCCATCTCCCAGACCATCACCACCTACAGGGCCTCGCTCGACGACCTCCCACCCCTCTTCTCGCGCCTCCAGTTCGACACCCTCCCGGACGAGGCACGCACCCTCTGGACCACCCTCCTCCCCCTTCTCGCCTCGATAGAGCGCCGTACCCCCGGACTTCCCCTCGAGGAAGCGAGCCGCCAGACCCTCACCACCGCCATCCACCTCCTGGATCACCTCCCCTTCCCCCCACGCTGA
- a CDS encoding LysE family translocator, producing the protein MDLIATTTFVLITSLTPGPNNISSASMALSHGYRNTLPYLLGISTGFFILLTIASLLSTLILQHLSWIEVPISLLGGLYILWLAVHILKAQYDVETKPHPPLGFPSGLLLQFVNPKGLIYALALHTTFLRNLPKTIPWPLTSSLLLAFITFLSVSLWALGGSAIRTRMSNERARLALNITLAVLLASTALSLWIHALR; encoded by the coding sequence ATGGACCTCATCGCCACGACGACCTTCGTGCTCATAACCAGCCTCACCCCGGGACCGAACAACATAAGCAGTGCATCCATGGCACTCTCGCACGGGTACCGGAACACCCTGCCCTATCTCTTGGGTATCAGCACAGGATTCTTCATCTTACTCACGATCGCCTCCCTCCTCTCCACCCTCATCCTGCAGCACCTCTCCTGGATCGAGGTCCCCATCTCCCTCCTCGGCGGGCTCTACATCCTGTGGCTCGCCGTTCACATCCTGAAGGCCCAGTACGACGTGGAAACCAAACCCCACCCCCCGCTCGGATTCCCCTCCGGACTCCTCCTCCAGTTCGTAAACCCCAAAGGCCTCATCTACGCCCTTGCCCTCCACACCACCTTCCTGAGAAACCTCCCAAAGACCATCCCCTGGCCCCTCACCTCATCCCTCCTCCTCGCCTTCATCACCTTCCTCTCAGTCTCCCTGTGGGCGTTGGGAGGAAGCGCCATCCGCACCCGCATGAGCAACGAGCGGGCGAGACTCGCCCTCAACATCACCCTCGCCGTACTCCTCGCCTCCACCGCCCTCTCCCTCTGGATTCACGCCCTGCGATGA
- a CDS encoding response regulator has product MKDSRESPRILVVEDELLVGLAIKEMLKEAGYHAEGPVAAPDEVRSLVAALTPHVVIMDLNLGGHFEGIDLGRELIQQGIPVIFITGYANEPILQKVKALNPRALLIKPLTPQQVLHAVEVVKAG; this is encoded by the coding sequence ATGAAAGACTCACGCGAATCTCCCCGCATCCTCGTGGTGGAAGACGAACTCCTCGTGGGCCTCGCGATCAAGGAGATGCTCAAAGAGGCAGGCTATCACGCGGAAGGCCCGGTCGCCGCTCCCGATGAGGTACGGTCCCTCGTGGCAGCCCTCACACCCCACGTGGTCATCATGGACCTCAACCTGGGCGGTCACTTCGAGGGGATCGACCTGGGCAGGGAGCTCATCCAGCAGGGGATCCCCGTCATCTTCATCACAGGGTATGCGAACGAGCCCATCCTCCAGAAGGTGAAGGCCCTCAATCCCCGGGCACTCCTCATAAAGCCCCTCACCCCCCAGCAGGTCCTTCACGCGGTAGAGGTGGTCAAAGCCGGGTAG
- a CDS encoding glycosyltransferase family 2 protein — protein sequence MRDTHPSSETGTEGRTRPLFFSVIIPAYNEERYIAKTLTHLSREDYPQECLEVIIVENGSSDRTREVVEETALPHWRILHVAQHGVSRAKNAGIAACAPQADWVIFLDADTYPLPGFLRELNEFLLSHRTDNPACGMVRLRPWPETPKARAWYAFYNFANRVTRTTRSIQIVRRDILREVRFDEALAFGEDTRLLAACKKRGRYFYLPTDQVFSSTRRFEKRGWVRQLFTWIYLHFLPYELKKRASYPALR from the coding sequence ATGCGAGATACCCATCCCTCATCTGAGACCGGCACGGAGGGGCGGACGAGGCCCCTCTTCTTCTCCGTCATCATCCCGGCCTACAACGAGGAACGATACATCGCGAAGACCCTCACCCATCTTTCCCGGGAAGACTACCCACAGGAGTGCCTCGAGGTCATCATCGTGGAAAACGGCTCATCGGATCGCACGAGGGAGGTGGTGGAAGAGACCGCCCTCCCCCACTGGCGCATCCTCCACGTGGCACAGCACGGGGTCTCCCGGGCCAAGAACGCTGGGATCGCGGCATGCGCGCCCCAGGCGGACTGGGTCATCTTCCTCGATGCGGACACCTACCCGCTCCCCGGCTTCCTTCGGGAACTCAACGAGTTCCTCCTCTCACACCGCACCGACAACCCGGCCTGCGGCATGGTGCGGCTGCGACCCTGGCCCGAGACGCCCAAGGCACGGGCCTGGTACGCCTTCTACAACTTCGCCAACAGGGTCACGCGCACCACGCGTTCCATCCAGATCGTGCGGCGCGACATCCTCCGCGAGGTGCGGTTCGACGAGGCACTCGCCTTCGGCGAGGACACCAGGCTCCTGGCGGCCTGCAAGAAGCGGGGCAGGTACTTCTACCTCCCCACGGACCAGGTCTTCTCCTCCACCCGACGGTTCGAGAAGCGGGGCTGGGTGAGGCAGCTCTTCACGTGGATCTACCTCCACTTCCTTCCCTACGAGCTCAAGAAACGCGCCTCCTACCCGGCCCTTCGCTAG
- a CDS encoding glycerol-3-phosphate acyltransferase, protein MDLLYSGRIFLSLLTGYLLGSFLPAYFLSLGFRGTDIRTVGDGNPGVVNAARSMGLAYGIVTALYDVTKPLIALYAAYSLFRLPLPLAYLAGFCAILGHKYPFYLGFKGGRGIAATVGLFLFLFAMLLVTGVPPMESVAFFAFAGLYALIFLLATHGSGDLFAVTILPMTGLWLALHVEDLLSLAVVWVLLGMISYEAAKNLGRDGIALYPEKSTSWRVLARPLALVFIPIDLFVGRWLVYLLLGLVLGLFFVLDLLRLLLPVMEERLQMEIATDLKIFKKKEEGRISSITTFLFGILLCFLLFDRYVAYAAVGFVALGDMFGKIVGINFGRLVLFRRSSKTLEGTLGFLAAALGVGFFLWVSGALPLHVLVVGALSAAVVEALPGQVDDNFSVSVVSGVLMALALRFL, encoded by the coding sequence ATGGATCTTCTCTACTCCGGCCGTATCTTCCTCTCCCTCCTCACGGGCTACCTCCTCGGTTCGTTCCTCCCGGCCTACTTCCTCTCGCTCGGGTTCAGGGGCACGGACATCCGCACCGTGGGCGACGGCAATCCGGGAGTGGTGAACGCGGCCCGAAGCATGGGGCTCGCCTACGGGATCGTGACCGCACTCTACGATGTCACCAAGCCCCTCATCGCCCTCTACGCAGCCTACAGCCTCTTCCGCCTCCCCCTTCCGCTCGCGTATCTGGCGGGCTTCTGCGCCATCCTGGGCCACAAGTATCCCTTCTACCTGGGGTTCAAGGGCGGACGAGGCATCGCCGCCACGGTGGGGCTCTTCCTCTTCCTCTTTGCCATGCTCCTGGTGACCGGTGTCCCACCGATGGAGAGCGTGGCCTTCTTCGCCTTTGCGGGGCTCTACGCCCTCATCTTCCTGCTCGCCACCCATGGGAGCGGCGACCTCTTCGCGGTCACCATCCTCCCCATGACAGGCCTCTGGCTCGCCCTCCATGTGGAGGACCTGCTCTCACTCGCCGTGGTCTGGGTGCTGTTGGGCATGATCTCGTACGAGGCGGCGAAGAACCTCGGCCGTGACGGGATCGCCCTCTATCCCGAGAAGAGCACCTCCTGGCGTGTGCTCGCCCGTCCCCTCGCCCTCGTCTTCATCCCCATCGATCTCTTCGTGGGCCGCTGGCTCGTCTACCTGCTCCTCGGGCTCGTGCTGGGCCTCTTCTTCGTCCTCGACCTCCTCAGGCTCCTCCTCCCCGTGATGGAAGAGCGGCTCCAGATGGAGATCGCCACGGACCTTAAGATCTTCAAGAAGAAGGAGGAGGGCCGCATCTCTTCCATCACCACCTTCCTGTTCGGGATCCTCCTGTGCTTCCTGCTCTTCGACCGGTACGTGGCCTACGCCGCGGTGGGTTTCGTGGCCCTTGGGGACATGTTCGGCAAGATCGTGGGGATCAACTTCGGCAGGCTGGTGCTCTTCAGGCGTTCCTCGAAGACCCTCGAGGGCACGCTCGGCTTCCTCGCAGCGGCGCTGGGCGTGGGATTCTTCCTTTGGGTAAGCGGGGCCCTGCCCCTGCACGTGCTCGTGGTGGGGGCCCTGAGCGCCGCGGTGGTCGAGGCCCTTCCCGGCCAGGTGGACGATAATTTCAGCGTCTCTGTGGTCTCGGGCGTCCTCATGGCCCTTGCCCTCAGGTTCCTCTAG